The following proteins are co-located in the Eleginops maclovinus isolate JMC-PN-2008 ecotype Puerto Natales chromosome 1, JC_Emac_rtc_rv5, whole genome shotgun sequence genome:
- the LOC134870065 gene encoding protein FAM200A-like encodes MVACDSLMVMSCVANLTYYSLRTVLRAKLTHIYKHSRREYFKIGCSTANICYICTSLAIYLAPMDRFVVRKVPEGQAAMTEGQAATTEGQAATIGQGQASEASTSQKRRKRKYNEEYVKYGFTVTTDRAGEEVPLCFVCSTILCNEAMKPSKLTRHMETHHVHLKAKPVEYMQQMLRDFKGQQATMRKSAKINENALKASYLVALRVAKSKKPHTIAEQLILPAAIDMCRAMVSEECANKLKTIPLSDNTIGRRIGEMANDVKDQLMAKLQTVLFSLQIDETTDVTNDAQLLTFVRYEDSGTMCEEFLFCKPLPGRTTGVEIFKALDDFFTEHNISWQRCVALCSDGARAMSGSKTGLFAHVRRVAPGVIWTHCLIHREALASKDLSVELSGVFDVVVKTVNFIKRNALNTRLFSSLCHDLGSEHSSLLYHSEVRWLSRGAVLARVFELRGAIYEFLCEKHSDLASNFNDSYWLTKLAYLTDVFAELNKLNSSMQGRDANVMQLYEKLDAFVKKMSKWIERVESNNLAMFPSVEEYPDSTDINDTICEHLRKLVRQFAKYFTDSEEWRRDSKWILLPFSDDASVGSSLTAVEEDKLIEMSTDSVRRHMYDTQPLVKFWISCQTEFPQLAAKAMRCLLPFPTTYLCESGFSTLAYLKNKYRARLDPENDMRLSLSTISPRIDRLCGLHHAQISH; translated from the coding sequence atggtagcctgtgattcgctaatggtaatgagttgcgtcgctaacctcacttattattcattacgtacagtcttgcgagcaaagttgacacacatttataagcatagccgacgagagtattttaagataggttgtagtacagcaaacatttgttacatatgtactagtctagctatatatctagcaccaatggatcgttttgtagtgaggaaagtgccagagggacaggctgccatgacagagggtcaggctgccacgacagagggacaggccgccacgatagggcaaggacaggcttccgaagcgtcaacttcgcaaaaaagacgaaaaagaaaatacaatgaggaatatgttaaatatggattcacagtgacgacagacagagcaggagaggaggtaccactgtgtttcgtatgttcaacaattctctgtaatgaagctatgaagccgtcgaaacttacgcggcatatggagacgcatcacgtccacttgaaggccaaacccgttgagtacatgcaacagatgttgcgtgatttcaaaggacagcaggctaccatgaggaagagtgcaaaaataaatgaaaacgcactgaaagcatcgtatctggtcgctctcagggttgcaaaaagtaagaagccccataccattgcagagcagcttatattgccagcagccatagatatgtgcagagctatggtaagcgaagaatgtgccaacaaattaaaaactattccgttgtcagacaacacaatcggaagacgaattggggaaatggcaaatgatgtcaaagaccagctgatggcaaaacttcagacagttctgttttcccttcaaatcgacgagacgacagatgttactaatgatgcgcaactgttaacatttgtgcgatacgaggacagtggcactatgtgcgaggaatttcttttttgcaaaccactgcccgggcgaactaccggtgtagaaatatttaaagcactggacgattttttcacggagcacaatatctcgtggcagaggtgcgttgcattatgcagcgatggggcccgagccatgagtggcagcaagactggactgtttgcgcatgtaaggagggtggctccgggggtaatttggacacactgcctgattcatagagaggctctcgcctccaaagatctcagtgttgagctcagtggtgtgtttgatgtcgttgtcaagacggtcaacttcataaaacgaaacgcattgaatacacgcctgttttcatccctatgccatgacttgggaagtgaacacagctctctcctttatcattcagaggtgcgttggctgtctcgcggcgctgtgctcgcccgtgtgtttgaactacgcggagctatctacgagttcttgtgcgagaagcattctgatctggcttccaatttcaacgatagttactggttaactaagctggcgtacctcacagatgtttttgcagagctgaacaagttgaacagctccatgcaagggagagatgcaaacgtcatgcagctctacgagaagctcgacgcatttgtgaaaaaaatgtcaaagtggatcgaacgagtggagagcaataacttggcgatgtttccttcagttgaggaataccctgacagcactgacatcaacgacactatatgtgagcatttgaggaagcttgtgcgtcaattcgcaaagtacttcactgattcggaagagtggcgccgtgacagcaagtggatcctgctcccattcagtgacgatgcatcagtagggtcaagtctgacggctgtggaagaggataagctgattgagatgtccacagactctgtcaggaggcatatgtacgacacacagccccttgttaaattctggataagttgccagacagaatttccacagcttgctgcaaaagcaatgaggtgtcttttgccctttccaaccacatacctgtgtgagagtggtttttctacactggcgtacttaaagaataagtacagggctaggcttgatccagagaatgacatgagactgtctctgtctaccatttcgccacgaatagacaggctgtgtggacttcaccacgcccagatatcacactga
- the LOC134870079 gene encoding uncharacterized protein LOC134870079, with product MVHLLHVEMLALVRELLSKFMKPGAIPLSVKEILKINVRDAALQLPNKSLCVGKYGYSAMTKARVAKTLWVGNLYNSLREGYMKAAEFLLKNLPLDNHMVTSLSALTPSLIQCDSLGSAFMALGKALPNVVPPEALGPLREEVRAYQIDADLVPLANTYVEENSRVDVDWWSQVALLRNSERGVRYPTLIKLVKALLSIFTGPLVEGSFNIMDDILEADRCRMNVETYESLAIIKSTMKARKWTASTMLIDQPLRNSCLSSYKTYQLHLEKKKAREQGMREKRMSEAMRVRSTAVANRIVTQAKKSKGPSSSSTRPAASPRPTRPSPKTISSAKTRPFRPTGPSTTSSGAAKKPSSSSSGPSASSSGATNKPSASSSGPSASSSGPSASSSGPSAFSSGPSASSSGPSASSSGPSTASSGQPKLFSLFHGPAKKSSSIASTTSGKRKSSDDSEPGKKRKK from the coding sequence ATGGTGCACTTGttgcatgttgaaatgttggCACTGGTAAGAGAGCTGCTAAGCAAATTCATGAAGCCAGGAGCTATCCCCCTGAGTGTCAAAGAGATCCTCAAGATCAATGTACGGGATGCAGCGTTACAGCTGCCTAACAAATCCCTGTGTGTTGGAAAATATGGATACTCTGCCATGACCAAGGCCCGTGTGGCGAAGACACTGTGGGTTGGAAACTTGTACAACTCCCTCAGAGAGGGCTACATGAAGGCAGCAGAGTTTCTACTCAAAAACCTTCCCCTCGACAACCACATGGTCACCTCACTCTCGGCTCTGACCCCATCCCTCATACAGTGTGACTCCTTAGGTTCAGCATTCATGGCATTAGGGAAGGCCTTGCCTAATGTGGTTCCACCTGAAGCACTCGGCCCACTGCGGGAGGAGGTTCGTGCATACCAAATAGATGCTGACCTGGTACCTCTGGCCAATACCTATGTTGAAGAAAACAGCCGAGTGGATGTGGACTGGTGGAGTCAGGTGGCACTTCTAAGAAATTCAGAAAGAGGTGTGAGATACCCAACCCTGATCAAACTTGTGAAAGCCCTTCTTTCAATTTTCACAGGCCCGCTGGTGGAGGGGTCTTTCAACATAATGGATGACATACTGGAGGCAGACAGGTGCAGGATGAATGTGGAAACGTATGAGAGCCTCGCCATAATTAAGTCAACAATGAAAGCCAGGAAGTGGACGGCCTCAACAATGTTAATTGACCAGCCTTTAAGGAATTCTTGCCTTTCCTCCTATAAAACATACCAACTCCACCTAGAGAAAAAGAAGGCAAGAGAACAGGgaatgagggagaaaaggatgagTGAGGCCATGAGGGTGAGGTCTACAGCGGTGGCAAACAGAATAGTGACCCAGGCGAAGAAATCAAAAGggccatcctcttcctccactagGCCAGCTGCCTCACCTAGACCAACCAGACCTTCACCAAAGACCATCTcctctgcaaaaacaagaccTTTTCGACCCACTGggccctccaccacctcctctgggGCAGCTAAAAAGccatccagctcctcctctgggccctctgcctcctcgtcTGGGGCAACTAATAAGCCTTCcgcctcctcatctgggccctctgcctcctcatctgggccctctgcctcctcatctgggccctctgccttctcatctgggccctctgcttcctcatctgggccctctgcctcctcctctgggccATCCACTGCATCCTCTGGGCAaccaaagttattttctctgtttcatggTCCAGCCAAGAAATCCTCTTCAATAGCCTCAACTACCTCTGGAAAAAGGAAGAGTTCGGATGACTCAGAACccggaaaaaagaggaaaaaatag